Proteins encoded in a region of the Gammaproteobacteria bacterium CG11_big_fil_rev_8_21_14_0_20_46_22 genome:
- a CDS encoding aminomethyl-transferring glycine dehydrogenase encodes MAFTPHTEKDIESMLKTLGERSVDALFDEVPKDLRFTAALNMPEALSEMRLTQHMQALAAKDDGFVNYIGAGSYEHFIPAAVWELVGRGEFYTAYTPYQAEASQGGLQVIYEYQTMIASLTGMDVANASVYDGATALAEALLMAVRDNRAVKNKAVLVAGNLHPYYRDTVKTILGEQSIEVVETGVDEKTGLVDVNVLGDVACAALAIAQPNFFGGLEDVDALTNWAHSNNMHVIGCVNPLTLSLLKPPGQWGEKGADIACGDGQPLGVPMASGGPYFGFMTCREPLVRQLPGRIVGRTVDVEGKPGFTLTLQAREQHIRRGKAKSNICTNQGLLVTAATIFMSLLGFEGLKKMALKSHEHAQALLESVCEIPGVKRRFECENLYEFALELPVAASDVLAILEKQKIIAGLALRQFDPAYTNTLLVCVTEVKTEEQLAQYKEALEAAIAKVSV; translated from the coding sequence ATGGCGTTTACTCCGCACACAGAAAAAGATATTGAATCGATGCTTAAGACCCTGGGCGAGCGCTCAGTGGATGCCTTGTTTGATGAGGTGCCTAAAGACTTGCGCTTTACTGCGGCATTGAATATGCCAGAAGCGCTGTCTGAGATGCGTTTGACGCAACATATGCAAGCTTTGGCGGCGAAAGACGATGGGTTTGTGAATTACATCGGTGCGGGCAGTTACGAGCATTTTATTCCCGCGGCAGTCTGGGAGCTGGTGGGGCGCGGTGAATTTTATACGGCGTATACACCGTATCAAGCCGAAGCCAGCCAAGGTGGTTTGCAGGTGATTTACGAATACCAAACCATGATCGCAAGCTTAACCGGAATGGATGTCGCTAATGCGTCGGTTTACGATGGCGCGACGGCTTTGGCTGAAGCTTTGCTCATGGCGGTGCGTGATAATCGTGCGGTGAAAAATAAAGCGGTCTTGGTCGCGGGAAATTTACACCCGTACTATCGTGACACAGTTAAAACAATTTTAGGTGAGCAATCTATCGAAGTCGTTGAAACGGGTGTTGATGAAAAAACAGGTTTGGTTGATGTGAACGTTTTAGGCGATGTGGCGTGTGCTGCGCTAGCGATCGCACAGCCTAACTTCTTCGGTGGCTTAGAAGACGTGGATGCGCTAACAAACTGGGCACATTCAAACAATATGCACGTGATCGGCTGTGTGAATCCTTTAACGTTGTCACTTTTAAAGCCGCCAGGCCAATGGGGCGAGAAAGGCGCAGACATTGCCTGTGGTGATGGCCAGCCTTTGGGTGTCCCCATGGCTTCAGGGGGGCCGTATTTTGGTTTTATGACCTGTCGTGAACCTTTAGTGCGTCAATTACCCGGTCGTATCGTCGGGCGCACAGTGGATGTCGAAGGTAAGCCGGGTTTCACTCTAACATTACAAGCGCGTGAGCAGCACATTCGACGCGGCAAAGCGAAATCTAATATTTGCACGAATCAAGGTTTATTGGTGACAGCCGCCACGATTTTCATGAGCCTGCTAGGTTTTGAGGGCTTAAAGAAAATGGCCTTAAAATCACACGAGCATGCGCAAGCCTTGTTAGAAAGTGTGTGTGAAATTCCTGGCGTGAAGCGCCGCTTCGAATGTGAAAATTTGTATGAGTTTGCTTTGGAGCTGCCGGTTGCAGCCAGTGATGTCTTGGCGATTCTGGAAAAACAAAAAATCATCGCAGGTTTGGCGCTACGCCAGTTTGATCCGGCTTACACAAACACCTTGCTGGTGTGTGTAACCGAAGTGAAAACCGAAGAACAATTGGCTCAATATAAAGAAGCCTTAGAAGCTGCGATTGCAAAGGTGAGTGTATGA
- the gcvH gene encoding glycine cleavage system protein H, with amino-acid sequence MSHIPADLKYTQSHEWVRLEGNGLVVVGVTDHAQQLLGDLVFVELPEVDEDAQVGSEVCVLESVKAAADVYAPITGTITEVNEALNNTPEIINSDPYGEGWLFKMEITDESTLNDLLSAEAYQQHAASEQH; translated from the coding sequence ATGAGCCATATTCCCGCTGATTTAAAATACACGCAGTCGCACGAGTGGGTGCGCCTTGAAGGTAACGGTCTAGTGGTTGTGGGCGTGACTGATCACGCGCAACAATTATTAGGTGACTTGGTATTTGTTGAGTTGCCAGAAGTGGATGAAGACGCCCAGGTCGGCAGCGAAGTGTGTGTGTTGGAGTCGGTGAAAGCCGCGGCAGACGTTTATGCGCCCATCACCGGTACGATCACGGAAGTGAACGAAGCCTTAAATAACACCCCTGAAATCATCAACAGCGATCCTTACGGTGAAGGTTGGTTGTTCAAGATGGAAATCACAGACGAGTCGACGTTGAATGACTTATTATCGGCTGAAGCCTACCAGCAACACGCTGCGTCTGAACAACACTAA
- the gcvT gene encoding glycine cleavage system protein T, translated as MSKKTPLHQAHEQAGAKLVDFHGWTLPIHYGSQIEEHHAARQDAGMFDVSHMTIVDFTGAELEDFLRRLVTNDVAKIVPGQALYTVMCNEQAGIIDDLIIYKREQGYRLILNAATFDDDMAWLEKQAANVDIDYQVRSDLAMLAVQGPAAREKAAKALPKVIVDQASALKPFYFTESGDVFVARTGYTGEDGFEVVMPAAEIEHFWNACLTSDIKPCGLGARDTLRLEAGLNLYGNDMDLSHHALESNVAWTVAFVPENRDFIGRSALEMLKAKGGYPALLGLVLLDRGVLREHLSVFKDGKQIGETTSGTFSPTLQKGVAFARIHAAPGDTVQVEVRNKLLNARVVKLPFVRKGKIMIEEIH; from the coding sequence ATGAGCAAAAAAACACCATTGCATCAGGCCCATGAACAGGCGGGCGCCAAGCTTGTGGATTTCCACGGCTGGACCTTGCCGATTCACTATGGCTCACAAATCGAAGAGCACCATGCTGCGCGTCAAGATGCGGGTATGTTCGATGTTTCGCATATGACGATAGTGGATTTTACAGGTGCTGAGCTTGAGGATTTTCTACGCCGTTTGGTTACAAACGATGTGGCGAAAATTGTGCCCGGCCAGGCGCTCTACACAGTCATGTGTAATGAGCAAGCCGGCATCATAGATGATCTCATCATTTATAAACGCGAGCAGGGCTACCGTTTGATTTTAAACGCAGCAACGTTTGATGACGATATGGCCTGGCTTGAGAAGCAAGCCGCTAATGTTGATATCGATTATCAGGTGCGTAGTGATTTGGCGATGCTGGCGGTGCAGGGCCCCGCGGCACGCGAAAAGGCGGCTAAAGCTTTGCCTAAAGTGATCGTGGATCAAGCCAGTGCATTGAAACCGTTTTATTTTACTGAAAGTGGGGATGTGTTTGTCGCGCGCACGGGTTATACCGGCGAAGACGGTTTTGAAGTGGTGATGCCCGCGGCTGAGATTGAACACTTTTGGAACGCTTGTTTAACGAGTGACATTAAGCCTTGCGGTTTGGGTGCGCGCGATACTTTGCGTCTTGAGGCAGGCTTAAATCTTTATGGCAACGATATGGATTTATCGCATCATGCCTTGGAATCGAATGTTGCATGGACAGTGGCCTTTGTACCGGAAAATCGTGATTTTATCGGCCGATCAGCGCTAGAAATGCTTAAAGCTAAAGGCGGTTATCCTGCGTTGTTGGGTTTGGTGTTGTTAGATCGCGGTGTGTTGCGCGAGCATTTATCGGTCTTTAAAGATGGTAAACAAATCGGTGAGACGACGAGCGGTACATTTTCACCGACACTGCAAAAAGGCGTGGCCTTTGCAAGAATTCATGCAGCACCCGGTGACACTGTGCAGGTTGAAGTGAGAAATAAATTATTAAATGCGCGCGTGGTGAAGTTGCCGTTTGTGCGCAAAGGCAAAATTATGATTGAGGAGATACACTAA
- a CDS encoding L-2-hydroxyglutarate oxidase codes for MKYDVIIVGGGIVGCATALAILRKDPALKLLLLEKESKLAVHQTGHNSGVIHAGVYYTPGSLKAKFCRQGCDDTKAFCQEHGIPFQVPGKLIVAVNEKELQWMEELIVRCEKNRLTVTRLTPEQIRAQQPGIQALGGFLVAETGIVNWAKVCQKYAELVREMGGEIRLGQTVTGIKETAQSVTVTTQSDRFEAGYLVTCAGLYSDKMVMLSGHKPEVRILPFRGEYYQLVEKYNGYFNHLIYPVPDPDRPFLGVHFTPQVSGIATVGPNAILALSREAYRWRDFNLREAAEIVTYWPLWKMLSQQLGAIVSELKGSISKQRYTKLLQQYFPGIQAGDLKPYPAGVRAQAIDAKGNLVNDFVFTESDRIVHTCNAPSPAATSSLPIGRYIAEKLFDKMRA; via the coding sequence ATGAAATATGATGTGATTATTGTCGGCGGCGGTATCGTTGGCTGCGCTACGGCGCTTGCTATTCTTAGAAAGGACCCTGCTCTTAAGCTTTTGTTGCTTGAAAAAGAAAGCAAGCTCGCTGTGCACCAAACCGGGCACAATAGCGGTGTGATCCATGCAGGCGTGTATTACACGCCGGGCAGCTTAAAAGCCAAGTTTTGCCGTCAAGGTTGTGACGACACTAAAGCCTTTTGCCAAGAACACGGCATTCCTTTTCAAGTACCGGGTAAGTTAATTGTTGCGGTCAATGAAAAAGAGCTGCAGTGGATGGAAGAGTTGATCGTTCGCTGCGAGAAAAATCGACTGACGGTGACGCGCTTAACACCTGAGCAAATTCGTGCGCAGCAACCCGGCATTCAAGCGCTCGGGGGCTTTTTGGTGGCTGAAACGGGTATAGTGAATTGGGCGAAGGTTTGTCAAAAATACGCAGAGCTTGTGCGTGAGATGGGCGGAGAGATTCGCCTTGGCCAAACGGTGACAGGTATTAAAGAAACCGCACAGTCTGTCACGGTTACAACTCAAAGTGATAGGTTTGAAGCTGGCTACCTTGTGACGTGCGCAGGTTTGTATTCTGACAAGATGGTGATGCTCTCAGGCCATAAGCCAGAGGTGAGAATTTTACCGTTTCGCGGTGAGTATTATCAGCTGGTTGAAAAATACAATGGCTACTTTAACCACTTGATTTATCCCGTGCCTGATCCGGATAGGCCTTTCTTGGGTGTGCATTTCACGCCTCAGGTTTCAGGTATAGCGACAGTCGGGCCAAACGCTATTTTAGCGTTGTCACGCGAAGCGTATCGTTGGCGAGATTTTAATCTTAGAGAGGCGGCAGAAATCGTGACGTATTGGCCGCTGTGGAAAATGTTATCTCAACAGTTGGGTGCAATTGTGAGTGAGCTTAAAGGTTCGATTTCAAAACAGCGTTACACTAAGCTTTTGCAGCAGTATTTTCCAGGTATTCAAGCCGGTGATCTTAAACCGTATCCCGCTGGCGTGCGCGCGCAGGCGATTGATGCGAAGGGTAATTTGGTCAATGATTTTGTGTTTACCGAGTCCGATAGAATTGTGCATACTTGCAATGCACCATCACCTGCAGCCACATCCAGTTTGCCCATAGGTCGGTACATTGCTGAGAAATTGTTTGATAAAATGCGCGCCTAG
- a CDS encoding porphobilinogen synthase, whose translation MLFNRHYPNTRMRRVRAKAFSRRLVAQHHLTVDDLIQPIFVIEGEGVREPIASMPGVSRLTIDELLKEVDELAVLGVPAVALFPKLDTHKSLMAEYAYDDQGLMQQATRAIKEQYPEMGVIVDVALDPYTTHGQDGILDEQGRILNDVTVESLVKQALSLVRAGVDIVAPSDMMDGRVGAIRQAFEAEGFDEAMILSYAAKYASKFYSPFRDAIASKSAAGIEADKRTYQMSFENRDEALHEVALDIQEGADIVMVKPGTLYLDILREVKDAFRLPTFVYHVSGEYSMLKAAVQNGWLKEQDCVMETLMAFKRAGADAILTYYAKEVAKWLA comes from the coding sequence ATGTTATTTAACCGACATTATCCCAATACCCGCATGCGCCGTGTGCGCGCTAAAGCGTTTTCGCGTCGTTTGGTCGCCCAACATCATCTAACGGTAGATGATTTAATCCAGCCGATTTTTGTGATCGAGGGTGAAGGGGTCCGCGAGCCGATTGCCTCAATGCCCGGTGTTTCGCGCTTAACGATTGATGAGTTGCTCAAAGAGGTCGATGAGTTAGCCGTGCTCGGCGTGCCGGCCGTGGCCTTGTTTCCAAAGCTGGATACGCACAAAAGCTTGATGGCTGAGTACGCTTATGATGATCAGGGTTTGATGCAGCAAGCCACGCGTGCGATTAAAGAACAATACCCCGAGATGGGCGTGATTGTGGATGTGGCGCTGGATCCTTACACCACGCATGGGCAAGATGGTATTTTGGATGAGCAGGGTCGCATTTTAAACGATGTGACCGTTGAGAGCTTGGTCAAGCAAGCCTTGTCTTTGGTGCGTGCCGGTGTGGATATCGTAGCTCCTTCGGATATGATGGATGGCCGTGTCGGCGCGATTCGCCAAGCGTTCGAAGCCGAAGGTTTTGATGAAGCGATGATTTTATCCTACGCGGCTAAATACGCCTCTAAATTTTACAGCCCGTTTCGCGATGCTATCGCTTCAAAGAGTGCCGCAGGTATTGAGGCGGATAAGCGCACGTATCAAATGTCCTTTGAAAACCGTGATGAAGCTTTGCATGAAGTGGCGCTGGATATTCAAGAAGGCGCGGATATCGTGATGGTAAAACCCGGCACCTTGTATTTGGATATTTTGCGCGAAGTCAAAGACGCCTTTCGCCTGCCCACCTTTGTGTATCATGTGAGCGGCGAGTACAGCATGCTGAAAGCGGCTGTGCAAAACGGCTGGCTCAAAGAGCAAGATTGTGTGATGGAAACCCTGATGGCGTTCAAGCGCGCCGGTGCTGATGCGATCTTGACGTACTACGCCAAAGAGGTGGCGAAGTGGCTGGCTTAA
- a CDS encoding glycine dehydrogenase (aminomethyl-transferring) (acts in conjunction with GvcH to form H-protein-S-aminomethyldihydrolipoyllysine from glycine; forms a heterodimer with subunit 1 to form the P protein), with protein sequence MIIFEKSRQSRCAKSLQCKTSGKSPKISKSLLRTDKALLPEVSELEVVRHFTNLSRKNFSIDAEFYPLGSCTMKYNPRAAHKCASLPGFLNRHPLAPVCASQGYLQAAYELQTYLAEVTGMKGASLTPMAGAQGELAGVAMIRAYHEARADHNRDEIIVPDAAHGTNPASAVMCGFKVKEIPTGEDGDINVEALKAALSERTAGIMLTNPSTVGVFERDIQTVSKLVHEAGGLLYYDGANLNAIVGKVRPGDMGFDVLHFNLHKTFATPHGGGGPGAGPVAVSERLKPYLPGPIVLKENDTYRYSEPGDLPNSIGRLSTFMGNAGVLLRAYIYARLLGREGMPKVAEMATLNANYLMKKLSDAGFKLAYPGRRASHEFIITLSDQAKAYGVTAKDYGKRLLDYGIHAPTTYFPIHIPECLLIEPTETETQETLDRFIDAMIAIKREAETNPERVKTAPHTMPVRRLDDVKAARELDIVFKATE encoded by the coding sequence ATGATTATTTTTGAAAAATCACGTCAAAGCCGTTGTGCGAAAAGTTTACAGTGTAAAACTTCAGGCAAGTCGCCGAAGATCAGTAAATCACTGTTGCGAACAGATAAAGCTTTATTGCCAGAAGTCTCTGAGCTTGAGGTCGTGCGCCATTTCACGAATCTCTCGCGTAAAAATTTCTCGATTGATGCCGAGTTTTATCCGCTAGGTTCATGCACGATGAAGTACAACCCGCGTGCGGCCCATAAGTGTGCGTCATTGCCAGGGTTTCTCAATCGACATCCTTTGGCCCCGGTGTGTGCAAGCCAGGGGTATTTGCAAGCGGCGTATGAATTGCAAACGTATTTGGCTGAAGTGACGGGCATGAAGGGTGCTAGCTTAACGCCGATGGCGGGCGCACAAGGTGAGTTGGCCGGTGTGGCGATGATACGCGCCTATCACGAAGCACGCGCTGATCATAACCGCGATGAAATCATTGTGCCCGATGCAGCGCATGGCACCAACCCCGCGTCTGCTGTGATGTGCGGTTTTAAAGTGAAAGAAATTCCAACCGGTGAAGATGGCGATATTAATGTCGAAGCCTTAAAAGCGGCCTTAAGCGAGCGTACCGCCGGCATTATGCTGACAAACCCATCGACGGTGGGCGTGTTTGAGCGCGATATTCAAACCGTATCCAAATTAGTGCACGAAGCCGGCGGTTTGCTGTATTACGACGGCGCAAATTTAAACGCGATTGTCGGTAAAGTGCGCCCCGGTGATATGGGTTTTGATGTCTTGCATTTTAATTTACACAAAACCTTTGCTACACCGCATGGCGGTGGTGGTCCCGGTGCTGGCCCTGTGGCCGTGAGTGAGCGTTTAAAGCCGTATTTGCCAGGCCCGATTGTGTTAAAAGAAAATGACACGTATCGCTACAGTGAGCCAGGTGACTTGCCCAATAGTATTGGTCGTTTGTCCACGTTTATGGGCAACGCCGGCGTTTTGTTGCGTGCGTACATTTACGCGCGTTTGTTGGGCCGTGAGGGCATGCCAAAAGTGGCGGAAATGGCCACATTAAATGCCAACTATCTCATGAAAAAATTATCGGATGCGGGTTTTAAGCTCGCTTACCCGGGCCGTCGTGCCAGTCATGAGTTTATTATCACCTTGTCTGATCAAGCCAAAGCCTATGGTGTGACGGCAAAAGACTACGGCAAACGTTTATTGGACTACGGCATACACGCACCGACCACGTATTTTCCGATTCACATACCCGAATGTTTATTGATTGAGCCGACGGAAACGGAAACCCAAGAAACCTTGGATCGTTTTATTGATGCAATGATTGCGATTAAGCGTGAAGCTGAAACGAACCCAGAGCGGGTGAAAACCGCGCCACACACGATGCCGGTGCGTCGATTAGATGACGTGAAAGCCGCTCGTGAGTTGGATATTGTATTCAAGGCCACTGAATAG